From Synoicihabitans lomoniglobus, the proteins below share one genomic window:
- a CDS encoding alpha-amylase family glycosyl hydrolase codes for MSNRANRILQAWLTTPTSGVLELAKDWRARQSPPIKLSGGLRVRALTRQADRTYGERSGYYVSKDGKMVFMLPKSAHPKPFARRTPVYVAGDFNGWGEAIGQEAWRLTESSLGDDTVLMWTGDAEPFLKNPALGFKFVTEDGHWFDVPADAPNVSAPDSGNRNRLIDADRTGLHLFAFELNQPVDLTQAWRAHWVGGEGDNSVPLRPGTFFNQLKTNLALGATVDAGCTTFRLFAPRAQQVDLVLAPPEEGVEPERVALERSADDTTVWEVALEGNLHGWSYSYRLSGPRDEFGLFDPEQPVLDPYARAALGREGPGLVVDAAKTRRRPDGFKAPAWQDLIICEAHVRDLVAMAPIAMDEAERRTFAGLTKWVESPGFYLSQLGVNCVELQPIQEFDNVTPEEYHWGYMTNNFFAPESSYALDPATGSGMAEFQQLVSAFHRRGIAVVLDVVYNHVGVPGHLMFIDKLYYFNVTKDGDLMNWSGCGNDLRADAAMAKQLIIDSCTHLLETYGVDGFRFDLAELLGADVLKDIEFSLKRVKPDVILIAEPWSFRGHIAGALADSGWASWNDGYRRFLKDYIKGHSSREAFEYHLKGSPWHFAKWPAQTVNYVESHDDRTWIDEISENEDGSGHLPTANDRRRTHLMAAVLFSSIGIPMISAGQDFLRSKHGINNTYQRGDLNALDYRRLERFSGTHAYFAEWIAFRRSSTGRLLRHFTRASEGFFQFWWAEDSIAGAVLYNADLSQGREQLLFAINPTMHDVSITIPEVLAAEEWTRVADHERFMRPDVPAWSGPLEASLWLPALGCGLWRTSC; via the coding sequence ATGTCTAATCGCGCGAACCGGATTCTCCAAGCTTGGTTGACCACGCCCACCAGCGGCGTGCTGGAACTGGCCAAAGATTGGCGGGCGCGCCAGTCGCCGCCCATCAAACTCTCCGGTGGGTTGCGGGTGAGGGCGCTGACGCGGCAAGCCGATCGCACTTACGGCGAGCGGAGCGGCTATTACGTTTCCAAGGACGGTAAGATGGTTTTCATGCTGCCGAAATCGGCGCATCCCAAGCCATTTGCCCGACGCACGCCGGTTTACGTCGCGGGAGATTTCAATGGTTGGGGGGAGGCGATCGGCCAGGAAGCCTGGCGCTTGACCGAGTCGTCCCTGGGGGATGATACCGTGCTGATGTGGACCGGTGACGCCGAGCCGTTCCTCAAAAACCCGGCGCTGGGGTTTAAATTTGTCACCGAAGATGGACACTGGTTCGACGTGCCGGCCGACGCGCCCAACGTCAGCGCGCCGGATTCGGGCAATCGCAACCGTCTCATCGATGCCGATCGCACGGGGCTGCACCTGTTTGCCTTCGAGCTCAATCAGCCCGTCGACCTCACGCAGGCATGGCGGGCTCATTGGGTCGGGGGAGAAGGGGACAACTCCGTGCCGCTTCGTCCGGGCACCTTTTTTAATCAGCTGAAGACCAACCTCGCTCTCGGCGCCACGGTGGATGCGGGCTGCACTACGTTTCGCTTGTTCGCGCCGCGGGCCCAACAGGTTGATCTCGTGCTGGCGCCCCCGGAGGAAGGGGTGGAGCCCGAGCGGGTGGCCTTGGAGCGCAGCGCGGACGACACGACGGTATGGGAGGTCGCTCTCGAAGGTAATCTGCACGGTTGGTCGTATTCCTACCGGCTCAGCGGACCGCGTGATGAGTTCGGCCTGTTTGATCCGGAGCAACCCGTGCTCGATCCTTATGCGCGGGCGGCGCTCGGACGCGAAGGGCCGGGCTTGGTCGTGGATGCGGCCAAAACTCGTCGTCGGCCGGACGGTTTCAAAGCCCCGGCATGGCAGGACTTGATCATCTGCGAGGCCCATGTGCGGGATTTGGTCGCCATGGCACCAATCGCCATGGATGAAGCCGAGCGTCGCACGTTTGCCGGGTTGACCAAGTGGGTGGAGAGTCCGGGGTTTTACCTTTCCCAGCTCGGCGTGAACTGCGTCGAGCTCCAGCCGATCCAGGAATTCGATAACGTCACGCCCGAGGAGTATCACTGGGGTTACATGACCAACAACTTCTTCGCGCCGGAGAGCAGCTACGCGTTGGACCCGGCGACGGGCTCGGGCATGGCTGAGTTCCAGCAATTGGTGTCGGCGTTTCACCGTCGGGGCATCGCGGTGGTATTGGACGTCGTTTACAACCATGTGGGCGTGCCGGGACACCTGATGTTCATCGACAAGCTCTACTATTTCAACGTCACCAAGGACGGTGATCTCATGAACTGGAGCGGCTGCGGTAATGACCTGCGGGCCGATGCCGCCATGGCGAAGCAGTTGATCATCGATAGCTGCACGCATCTGCTCGAAACCTACGGCGTGGATGGTTTCCGCTTCGACCTGGCGGAATTGCTCGGGGCCGACGTATTGAAGGACATCGAGTTCTCCCTCAAGCGGGTGAAACCCGACGTCATCCTCATCGCTGAACCGTGGAGTTTCCGCGGCCACATCGCGGGGGCCTTGGCCGATTCCGGATGGGCCTCGTGGAACGACGGCTACCGCCGTTTCCTCAAGGACTATATCAAAGGCCACAGTTCCCGCGAAGCGTTTGAGTATCACCTCAAAGGCTCCCCGTGGCACTTCGCGAAATGGCCGGCCCAGACGGTCAACTACGTCGAGTCCCACGATGATCGCACCTGGATCGACGAGATCTCGGAGAACGAAGATGGCAGCGGCCACCTGCCGACGGCCAACGATCGACGCCGCACGCACCTCATGGCGGCGGTGCTGTTTTCCTCGATCGGCATTCCCATGATCTCGGCCGGTCAGGATTTCCTGCGTTCCAAGCACGGCATCAACAACACGTATCAACGCGGCGACCTCAACGCGCTCGATTACCGCCGCCTGGAACGATTCTCCGGCACCCACGCCTATTTTGCTGAATGGATCGCCTTTCGTCGCTCGTCCACCGGCCGGTTGCTCCGTCATTTCACCCGGGCATCGGAGGGGTTCTTCCAATTTTGGTGGGCCGAGGACAGCATCGCGGGCGCCGTCCTGTATAACGCCGACTTATCGCAGGGGCGGGAGCAGTTGCTCTTCGCCATCAACCCCACGATGCACGACGTTTCGATCACGATCCCGGAGGTGTTGGCGGCTGAGGAATGGACCCGGGTCGCTGACCACGAACGATTTATGCGTCCTGACGTTCCGGCCTGGAGTGGTCCCCTGGAGGCTTCGCTGTGGTTGCCCGCGCTGGGGTGCGGATTATGGCGCACGAGCTGCTGA
- the gap gene encoding type I glyceraldehyde-3-phosphate dehydrogenase → MAVKVGINGFGRIGRLVFRALVEQGLLGDTLDVVAVNDLVPADNLAYLLKYDSTQGRFKGTVSSKKSSPDVAEDDVLVVNGKEIKVLGVRAGPSALPWGELGVDLVIESTGLFTQDTAAQGHIDAGAKKVIISAPAKGDVATIVMGVNDGTLDVKTTNLISNASCTTNCLAPLVHVLLKEGIGIEEGLMTTVHSYTATQKTVDGASKKDWKGGRSAAINIIPSTTGAAKAVGLVCPEVKGKLTGMSFRVPTPTVSAVDLTVKTVKETSLAEINALLKAASETYLKDILGYTEDEVASSDFIHDPLSSIYDAGSSIELNSRFFKLVSWYDNEWGYSNRVVDLTKKIAAEI, encoded by the coding sequence ATGGCAGTAAAAGTAGGCATTAACGGTTTTGGTCGCATTGGGCGTTTGGTTTTCCGCGCGCTCGTAGAGCAAGGCTTGCTCGGCGACACCCTCGACGTTGTGGCAGTGAACGATCTCGTTCCCGCCGATAACCTCGCTTACCTTCTCAAGTATGACTCTACCCAGGGTCGCTTCAAAGGCACCGTGAGCAGCAAGAAGTCCTCCCCGGACGTCGCTGAAGACGATGTGCTCGTGGTCAATGGCAAGGAGATCAAGGTTCTCGGCGTGCGCGCTGGTCCGTCCGCGCTGCCTTGGGGCGAGCTCGGCGTCGACCTCGTCATCGAATCGACCGGTCTCTTCACGCAGGACACCGCCGCTCAGGGTCACATCGACGCGGGCGCCAAGAAGGTGATCATCTCCGCGCCCGCCAAGGGCGACGTGGCCACGATCGTCATGGGCGTCAACGACGGCACCCTCGACGTGAAGACCACCAACCTCATTTCCAACGCTTCCTGCACCACGAACTGCCTCGCGCCGCTCGTGCACGTCCTCCTCAAGGAAGGCATCGGCATCGAGGAAGGTCTCATGACCACCGTCCACTCCTACACCGCGACCCAAAAGACCGTCGACGGCGCTTCCAAGAAGGACTGGAAGGGTGGCCGTTCCGCCGCCATCAACATCATCCCTTCCACCACCGGTGCCGCCAAGGCCGTGGGCCTCGTTTGCCCCGAGGTGAAGGGTAAGTTGACCGGCATGTCATTCCGCGTGCCTACCCCGACCGTTTCGGCCGTCGACCTCACCGTGAAGACCGTCAAGGAGACCTCGCTCGCCGAGATCAACGCGCTCCTCAAGGCCGCCTCCGAGACCTACCTCAAGGACATCCTCGGCTACACTGAGGACGAGGTGGCTTCCTCCGACTTCATCCACGATCCCCTGTCGTCCATCTACGACGCCGGTTCGTCGATTGAGCTCAACAGCCGCTTCTTCAAGCTCGTGAGCTGGTATGACAACGAGTGGGGCTACTCCAACCGCGTCGTCGATCTCACCAAGAAGATCGCCGCCGAGATCTAA
- the pgk gene encoding phosphoglycerate kinase — MSAFKSIRDLALTGKRVLIRVDFNVPQDKSTGEITNNQRIVAALPTIKYALEQGASVVLMSHLGRPNGEANPKFTLKPVATELGKLLDREVLFAADCVGAEVEAQAAALQPGQVLLLENLRFHIEEEGKSKAEDGSSVKASPEAVTAFRASLSKMGDVFVNDAFGTAHRAHSSMVGVDLPEKAAGFLMEAELVAFGKVLDNPERPLLAILGGAKIADKIPLITNLLEKADKIIIGGGMAYTFKKVIDGMAIGRSLFDEEGAKIVEELSAKAKSKGVELIFPVDYVCADDFSPDANTQAADDASGIPDGWEGLDAGPKSIELYTAAILASKTIIWNGPAGVFEFEKFAGATKAMAASVAAATAKGATSVVGGGDTATAAKKFGVADKVSHCSTGGGASLEFLEGKTLPGVAFLTS, encoded by the coding sequence ATGTCTGCCTTTAAATCCATCCGCGACCTCGCCCTGACCGGTAAACGCGTCCTGATCCGCGTCGACTTCAATGTCCCGCAGGACAAATCCACCGGCGAAATCACCAACAACCAGCGCATCGTCGCCGCGTTGCCGACCATCAAGTATGCGCTCGAGCAAGGAGCCTCCGTCGTGCTCATGAGCCACCTCGGTCGCCCGAATGGTGAGGCCAACCCCAAGTTTACGCTCAAACCTGTCGCCACCGAGCTCGGCAAGCTGCTCGACCGCGAGGTGTTGTTCGCCGCCGATTGCGTCGGCGCCGAGGTCGAGGCGCAAGCCGCCGCCCTCCAACCCGGCCAGGTGCTCCTCCTCGAGAACCTCCGCTTCCACATCGAAGAAGAGGGCAAGTCCAAGGCCGAGGATGGTTCCTCCGTCAAAGCCAGTCCCGAGGCCGTGACCGCGTTTCGCGCCAGCCTTTCCAAGATGGGTGACGTGTTCGTCAACGACGCCTTCGGCACCGCGCACCGCGCGCACTCTTCCATGGTCGGCGTCGATCTGCCGGAAAAGGCGGCCGGATTCCTCATGGAAGCCGAACTCGTCGCCTTTGGCAAAGTGCTCGACAACCCCGAGCGCCCGTTGCTCGCCATTCTCGGCGGCGCCAAGATCGCCGACAAGATCCCGCTCATCACCAATCTCCTCGAAAAGGCCGACAAGATCATCATCGGCGGCGGCATGGCCTACACCTTCAAAAAGGTGATCGATGGCATGGCGATCGGCCGCAGCCTCTTCGACGAAGAGGGCGCCAAGATCGTCGAGGAACTCTCGGCCAAGGCGAAGTCAAAGGGCGTTGAGCTCATCTTCCCGGTCGACTACGTGTGCGCCGACGATTTCAGCCCCGACGCCAACACGCAGGCCGCCGACGACGCCTCCGGCATCCCCGACGGTTGGGAAGGTCTCGACGCCGGTCCCAAGTCCATCGAGCTCTACACCGCCGCCATCCTCGCTTCGAAGACCATCATCTGGAACGGTCCGGCGGGCGTCTTTGAATTCGAAAAATTTGCCGGTGCCACCAAGGCCATGGCCGCGTCCGTCGCCGCAGCCACCGCCAAGGGCGCGACTTCCGTCGTCGGAGGTGGTGACACCGCCACGGCCGCCA